The Brassica napus cultivar Da-Ae unplaced genomic scaffold, Da-Ae ScsIHWf_999;HRSCAF=1405, whole genome shotgun sequence sequence AATTCAAAAGCGAAAGCGGAAAGTCATAACTTATTAGAAAGAAGGAAATCTaagatataataataaaaaggcaAAAGGAAAGCGCGTAAACGGAAAAGAGGAAATGAAACCTAATATAAATATGAGTATACTTCTCGACCTCTAAACAAGTGATTCAGAGTTTAACTCTTTCTGTtctctttaaactctctctctattctcgtCCCTAAACAACGAATCCAATTTGGCATTCATAAATCTTTCTTACAATAACAAATCATGGTTTGGTATGGGTACTGCGACGACGAACCCGACACCTTCATCTCCTTCGAACCAGTCTTCACCGACACTCAACATAACCTAAAAAACCCTAACTTCTCCTTTGTCTTCGATTTCGAATTGGTTTACAGGCGAGCCCCCGAACCAAACTCTGATTCAGATTCAGACGAAGATCTATACAATTTAGAAACTCGAATCCTTCGTCAAACCCACGAGTTCGATAGAGATTGGCTCATCGGTGGCGATAGGGAGCAGATACAAGCCAACGTGTTTCAGATTCTTGAGATGATCCAAGTCCCTTCTTACTCTGACATTGTTTATACGTTAACTTTCAAAATCTTTGATTTAAAGAAGCGCGAGTCCGAGTCTGATTCGCCGGAGATTGAGAGGATACGAGTCGGGATTGATGTTATCGTCCCGAGGTTTCCCGGTGCTAACGATGACGTTTGATATGTAACTTGAGCGATGAGGTGGTTGTTGGGAACGACCAAGGCTGTGTTAGGTTTTTCTTTTACTGTTTAAAAAGTGTCTTTGTTGATTTCATGTTGTTCCTTGTTTCTTTTTCATTATGAATATATTCAATAGAGTGTGCGACTTTCAAATTTATCAATACAATAATGTTTGACAATTGTTTGTCACAAGTGTTCTTTTCTTTTCGCTAAAATTGTCACAAGTGTTCTCTTAGGAGCAGAAATAGAAGAAgctaaaactaaaaaacaatgGTAGTGGGGAATAAAGGCTACTTGTCTATCTGAAGAGATAAAACTAATCAATCTTCATGCAAAGCTCTCACAAATAGTCAAAAAGGTTACTCGGCGGATCAATCCAGAGGCTCTTTGACTAGGGATAAGTTCTAACCAGTTAAGACTTGCATTAGGCGGATTAAACCtgcttttatcaaaaaagtaGGATACACAACGCTTGCGCTTGTCACCAAACCATGGGAAGCAGAGGTTGTTCCTCATCAATGGGATATTACTTCTCAACTCAGAGTTATAAGAACTGAAGAAGGTTGTGAAACCATCAAGCTCATTACTAGTCACCTCCTCCCATTGCAAAGAGCCTAGTTTAAACACTAGTGGCTTCTCCTTACTGCATGCAAACATGAGAAAGAGCTCTCCTTTTCTCTCTGCCAAGAAAATTTCTCTCTTGTCCCATTCACCTCGTAGTTGATGATACACATATGCATCTTGATGACAAACCCATGTCCGGGAAGATGGGTGAAAGGAATACAAGTAGCCTCCTCCTCTGGTAAAGCAATAAAATTGTTCATTGAGATAGACAATTTTGCTATGCCTATAAAACGGCAAAACAGTAGGAAAGGCCTCGGTGGTCCACTCAGTTGCTCCAAGATGGCATGTGCTGATAACTATCCTTCTCTCTTGAACTGATGTAACAAAGTCTAACGCTACCAACACACAATTATCCGATGTTGGAGGACTAGAGAACGCGACTGCCTGGAATGGCAACGAGAACTTAGGCAAGCTTACGAGCTCCCGAGAAAAcgggttgaagaaaaacatgtCCTTGGAGCTAGAAGTGTACATAAGTAACCAACCGTCTTTTATGTAACACACGGCTAATTCAGCCAGCTCTTGCAGATGCAAAGTGTACAATTTCGATCGTACCGGATCACGTAGTTCAAACAAACTGCAACGATTATCAAAGCACAGAAGCCAAGGATGCTTTTCCTCTAGTAGAAAGTGCAGCTTCACACCATGACTTGCAAACAGCTGATGCACATATGTTGTCTTTTAAGACAAGACGAGACATTATTACTTCCAAGAGAATGGATGGAAGATCTAAGATACTCGTATTCATTGCCTCTTCCTCACTCTTAGTTTTAGTTCTACAAAACAACAATCATGAATCAGCCCCAAAGAAGCAAAAGTGAATGCTGTTATGTGTCATTGGTCAAACCTCAAACtgacacaaaaagaaaaacaaagaatacAATTGCCTAGAGAAAGATGGTAAAAACATATTCCAATGAACTTGTCAAATCCACTACAACTGAATATTATAGGCTGTAGAACTGCTTGAGAATGACGAACCTTTTACTGGCGACGGTGGTTGAAGATGGAGACGGTGACGCCATGGCCAGAACGGAGGTGGCGGCAATGGTGGATGACTGATGGGAATCTATAACTCTAGGGTTCTTTGCGtctcatcttattcattaatGTGCGGATGATTATTTATTTCGCTATAAACTCGGGCtttaaaagtaattttaaaactaaaagtgATCGTTACCTTTAATGaatcttatatatgtataaccTATTATAGAATTAACATTAACATAAACCTATGTAAACAACGAGAAGGAACAAATGCATTTCCGAACATTCTTTAAATAAATCACCATTCATAAGGAATAATTTTTCCTTCTCATTCTCTaccattccttttttttgtagacAAATAAAGAACGAATTAATTCCTTATTAAATATGCGATGAAACaaccattccttttcattcTGTAATTCAATTCCTCTACGTTCATTTTTTATTCGTTCCTCTTGTTTCCAGAATGGTCACCAGTCGGATGAAGAATTTTATGTATGTTGTATCcttatctgaaaataaaaattttattcataaaattaaaaatttaaaatagaaaatgcataattaaataataatcatttaaaaataaaattttgtaatcaaattaaaattataattttgaatacttTATTACTAGGTGTTCTGTCTGCACATGCGGGCATAGtgtttttatagatatttatctttttataaatattaaatcaaaaccaacataataaattattaattatatttttaaaaagataaatcaaaaattaaactttatattttatattttataa is a genomic window containing:
- the LOC106434382 gene encoding uncharacterized protein LOC106434382, whose protein sequence is MVWYGYCDDEPDTFISFEPVFTDTQHNLKNPNFSFVFDFELVYRRAPEPNSDSDSDEDLYNLETRILRQTHEFDRDWLIGGDREQIQANVFQILEMIQVPSYSDIVYTLTFKIFDLKKRESESDSPEIERIRVGIDVIVPRFPGANDDV